In the Pelorhabdus rhamnosifermentans genome, GTTACGATTAATATCGCCACAGGCGATTTTGTCTTTTTTGTGGGACCGAGTGGTGCGGGTAAATCGACTTTTGTTAAATTATTGTTTCGTGAAGAACTGCCTACAACTGGGCAGATTTTTGTCAATGGTCGTGATATTACACAAATGGATCTTGGCGAAGTGCCTTATCTCAGGCGTAGTCTGGGAACGGTATTTCAGGATTTTCGGCTGCTGTTAAATAAAACGGTCTATGAAAATGTGGCTTTCGCTATGCAAGTTATTGAAGCACCTCATCGGGAGATTCAGAAACGGGTGAGTCATGTCCTGGATCTTGTGGGACTGCGTCACAGGGCGCGGCATTATCCGACGGAATTATCTGGCGGCGAACAACAGCGTGTTGCTATTGCCCGGGCGATTGTGAATCAACCGGCTATTGTGATTGCTGACGAGCCAACAGGAAATTTAGATCCTGAAACTTCCTGGGAGATTATGAAGATTTTTGAAAAAATCAATCAACAGGGGACAACGATTATTATGGCGACACATGACCAGTATGTTGTGGATGCTATGAAAAAACGCGTTGTTGCCATGGAAAAGGGCCGCATTGTGCGTGATGAAGAGAAAGGGGCCTACGGCTATGAAGATTAGAACAGGCGAATACTTTGTGACGGAAGCCGTAAAGTCTTTGCGTCATAACGGCCTGATGAGTATTGCTTCTATTACTACAGTCGCTTTGTCCCTGTTAATTCTGGGTACTTTTTTAATGATGGTATTGAATTTAAATCATTTGGCATCAGAGCTAGAATCCAAAGTGGAAATTTCCGTTTATTTAAAGGATAGTTTAGATGATCGTGCTATGCGGGAAGTGGGAACACGCATTACACAGTTAACGGGTGTGACGGAAGTTACCTTTGTCAGCAAGGATGAAGCACTTGTCAAGTTTAAGCAGCGGTTGGGTGAGCAACAAAGTTTGCTTTCAGCCCTTGGGGACAGCAACCCTTTACCAAATGCTTTTGAAGTGAAGGTGGATCAGCCTGCACAGGTTAAGCCTGTTGCGCAGGCTATTAGTCAGCTAAATGGGGTAGAAAATGCCAGGTTTGGCCAGGAAGTAGTGGAGAAGCTGTTTCAATTGACGCAGATGATTCGCATTTTTGGGCTTATTCTCATCATTTTTTTAGCTTTTGCAGCCCTGTTTATTATTTCCAATACCATTCGAATTACTGTTTTTGCGCGACGTCGTGAAATTGGCATTATGAAATATGTGGGTGCCACCGATTGGTTCATTCGCTGGCCTTTTTTGCTTGAAGGCATTATATTGGGATTTGGCGGGGCTTTGATTGCTGTATTATTCTTAGCTCAGTCTTATAATATGCTGACTGACAAGGTTGTTCAATCTATGGCTTTTCTGCCACTTATTCCACGGTATCCCTTTATTACGGAGATTAGCTTGTTTTTGCTTGTGGCGGGAACGGTCATTGGTGCATTGGGCAGTACCATTTCACTGCGCAGGTTTTTAAAGGTGTAAATGAGGGGGAATTGGATGGGAACGATGAAAAAAGGATTTGTCCTATTTATGGCGGGACTTTTGCTGATTTTTATGATCATACCTGCATTTGCTGAACAGGATTTGCAGCAGCAGATGACTGAAAAACAAAGCCAAGCCGCTGTTGCACAGCAGCAAGTCGATTCTGTGACAGGAACTTTACAAAAGACGCAAATGGAGCTGGATGTAGCTCAGAATGAATATCAGCTTGTGGACAATCAATTGAAGGCGACGCAACAGCAAATTGCTGCTAATAAAGTCATTTTAGCCAATGCGGAAAAAATGTTAAGTGCGCGCACGAAGGTTTTGAATATTCGCATGCGTGATGTTTATAAAAATGGTCAAATTAGTTATATTGATGTTTTGTTTGGCGCAAGCGATTTTAGTGATTTTACTACGCGCCTTGATTTATTGCAGCGCGTAGTAAAACAAGATATTGATCTTGTGGCTGAGGTCAAAGCGGAACGCCAGCTTATTATAGATAAAAAAGGTGAGCTTGAACGCGATGAAGCCGCCATTACGCCTTTGCAGAAGGCGGCGCAGCAGAAAAAGCAAATTCTTGAATCAAAAAAGGCGGCACAACAAGCGACGCTAAATGCGGCAGTCAATCAACGCGATATGGCCCAGCGGGCTTATGAGGAACTCTTGGCTACTTCTCAACAGATTGAGCAGATGATTCGCAGCGGTAACCGCGGTATTGGCGGCGGTGGTGGTAGCGGTGTATTTATCTGGCCCGTGGGTGGGCCCATTACTTCACCCTTTGGCTGGCGCGATCATCCTGTGCTTGGTGGTGAGCGGTTCCATAGCGGCATTGATATTGGGGCGGGCTATGGTGAGACTGTTGTTGCAGCAGATACGGGTGTTGTGACTTATGCCGGTTGGATGGATGGCTATGGTAAAACGATCATGATTGATCATGGTGGCGGGATTGTCACTCTATACGGTCATAGCAGCGAGCTGTTAGTCAGTGAGGGACAACGTGTGGCCAAAGGACAGGCTATTATGCTTGTGGGGATGACAGGTTATGCCACAGGTCCTCATTGTCATTTTGAAGTGCGGTTAAATGGTAGTCCTGTGAACCCAATGAATTACTTGCCTTAAGCGGTGACAAGCAAGAGAGCATAGTTTTGTTTATATATGCATATAGTTAACAAGAAAAGTTGGCGTGTTACGCGCCACAGGCTGAGGAATGTTAGGTGGTGTGTTATGAGTCGGCGTAAAATTATTGGTTCAGCCATCTTGTTGGTGCTACTTACTTTTAGTGCCACAACCATGGGATTCTTTTATCTGCTTAAGGTACATACAGGGGATGTTTTGTCAACAGTGCAGTTTTTTCGGGCTGTACAGATTGTAAAATCCAAATATGTCGAAGATGTGCCTGTAGATCAGTTGATGGCGGGTGCCATTAAGGGGATGGTTAGTTCTTTGGGGGATCCCCACTCCGTTTATATGGATGCCAAGATGTTTAAGGATTTCATGATTGAGACAGAGGGATCTTTTGGTGGTATTGGCATTGTTGTTGGCGTGAAGGATAAAATGCTGACTGTTGTATCGCCTATTGAAGGAACGCCGGGCGATCAGGCCGGGATTCAAAGCGGCGATCAGATTGTGAAAATCGATGGTCAGTTGACGAAGGAACTGGCT is a window encoding:
- a CDS encoding murein hydrolase activator EnvC family protein, giving the protein MGTMKKGFVLFMAGLLLIFMIIPAFAEQDLQQQMTEKQSQAAVAQQQVDSVTGTLQKTQMELDVAQNEYQLVDNQLKATQQQIAANKVILANAEKMLSARTKVLNIRMRDVYKNGQISYIDVLFGASDFSDFTTRLDLLQRVVKQDIDLVAEVKAERQLIIDKKGELERDEAAITPLQKAAQQKKQILESKKAAQQATLNAAVNQRDMAQRAYEELLATSQQIEQMIRSGNRGIGGGGGSGVFIWPVGGPITSPFGWRDHPVLGGERFHSGIDIGAGYGETVVAADTGVVTYAGWMDGYGKTIMIDHGGGIVTLYGHSSELLVSEGQRVAKGQAIMLVGMTGYATGPHCHFEVRLNGSPVNPMNYLP
- the ftsX gene encoding permease-like cell division protein FtsX gives rise to the protein MKIRTGEYFVTEAVKSLRHNGLMSIASITTVALSLLILGTFLMMVLNLNHLASELESKVEISVYLKDSLDDRAMREVGTRITQLTGVTEVTFVSKDEALVKFKQRLGEQQSLLSALGDSNPLPNAFEVKVDQPAQVKPVAQAISQLNGVENARFGQEVVEKLFQLTQMIRIFGLILIIFLAFAALFIISNTIRITVFARRREIGIMKYVGATDWFIRWPFLLEGIILGFGGALIAVLFLAQSYNMLTDKVVQSMAFLPLIPRYPFITEISLFLLVAGTVIGALGSTISLRRFLKV
- the ftsE gene encoding cell division ATP-binding protein FtsE → MITMSNVSKVYSNGAVALHDVTINIATGDFVFFVGPSGAGKSTFVKLLFREELPTTGQIFVNGRDITQMDLGEVPYLRRSLGTVFQDFRLLLNKTVYENVAFAMQVIEAPHREIQKRVSHVLDLVGLRHRARHYPTELSGGEQQRVAIARAIVNQPAIVIADEPTGNLDPETSWEIMKIFEKINQQGTTIIMATHDQYVVDAMKKRVVAMEKGRIVRDEEKGAYGYED